One stretch of Streptomyces sp. A2-16 DNA includes these proteins:
- a CDS encoding PAS domain-containing protein: METERDAILAALRPVVDGIAATFGPVCEVVLHDYRRPENSVVAIAGSVTGRRVGGAMSEIGMRMVARGDEAADELNYVTRTDTGTLVKSSTMLLRDSSGRVFGAVCVNVDVTAASEVHALLGALAGIGAAREEPPVTTFGDDIDSVVDVMLDAHRHQSWALLDRAGRLDLFRSLDERGVFAVRRAIEQVAGRLGISRASAYSYLSQSRKQAQQTNAGGHS, from the coding sequence ATGGAGACAGAGCGGGACGCGATCCTCGCCGCGCTCAGGCCGGTCGTCGACGGGATCGCGGCGACCTTCGGGCCGGTGTGCGAGGTGGTGCTGCACGACTACCGCAGACCGGAGAACTCGGTGGTGGCCATCGCCGGCTCGGTCACCGGGCGCAGGGTGGGCGGCGCGATGAGCGAGATCGGCATGCGCATGGTGGCCCGCGGTGACGAGGCGGCCGACGAGCTCAACTACGTCACCCGGACCGACACCGGCACCCTGGTCAAGTCGTCCACGATGCTGCTGCGGGACTCCTCGGGCCGGGTCTTCGGCGCGGTGTGCGTCAATGTCGACGTCACCGCGGCGAGCGAGGTCCACGCCCTGCTGGGAGCCCTCGCCGGGATCGGCGCAGCGCGCGAGGAGCCACCCGTCACCACCTTCGGCGACGACATCGACTCCGTCGTCGACGTCATGCTCGACGCGCACCGCCACCAGTCGTGGGCGCTGCTCGACCGTGCCGGTCGCCTGGACCTGTTCCGCAGCCTGGACGAACGGGGCGTGTTCGCGGTCAGGCGGGCGATCGAGCAGGTGGCCGGACGCCTCGGGATCTCCCGCGCGTCCGCCTACAGCTATCTGTCCCAGTCCCGGAAACAGGCGCAACAGACGAACGCCGGAGGGCACTCGTGA